The stretch of DNA CCTTTTGTTAGCAAGCAAAGTCATAACAGAAGGAGCACCCATTTGTTACATTAAATAATATTTGATGCAATACCATAATATTGTGTATCAGTATATACATAAAATGTCTAACACCTGATACTGACTCAGTTGGCAGAGTTGCTGTTGCTTTTTTGGATTTGTTCTAGGTTTTAATTTATTGTTTAGGCCTTGTCACCCACATTTGCAGTATTACCTGCAGACAGGGGCAGACTAAAAGTCAGAATAGgtcttggcatttcaagtacacagaattCCAAATAGCTCCCCACAGACTCATTAAATAGTgactatagcatcttacagcagtccctctggcatctTCTAGTCCTGGCCTGGAACCAGTTGCCCAGAAACTTTTCAGGGCAGGCAACAGTGAGGCTCAAGTGTGGCAGGAAAGTGTTTTTGGGGAAATCCTTAGGATAAAGGATGTTTCTTCTCCTTGGACCATATTTAATTAACCATTGGGTTGTAGTGTGTAGTGCTGAATGAAGAATCACCTTATGATGTGCAGGTAGATGTATTTGTACAGGTACATGTAGATGCAGCACATTAGTTGGCTGCAACAGACAAACACAGATGCAACATTTTCTTCTGTCTGATATCTGTAATGCAATGTGCTTGCCATTTTAGTCAGTCAATTTTAGGATGactaaattagggatgcaccgaattccaGAATCAGTTCAGGATTTGTCTGAATCtgaatttttatctttttttgcatGCTAATCCAAATACAAACCCTAAATACCATGTGAGCTTTTTAGTCATTTTAGAAAAGAATTAGGTGATTTTTTCTTTTGTGCTAAACATTTTTTGTGTAATTGTGCTCATTTGAATATGCAGTTGTTGGCATGTGGTTTGGAATTTGGATGAATCGTTTTAGTGTTGTTGGTGATAAGCAAAaattgtggattcagtgcatcctttaTAATGAAGATTATTGTGCACGGAAGCACCTGACCCCTCGCCCAATGGGTATGGACTTACCCAGAGCAAGGCAACCAGGTCACATTAGTTCAATTTGGCAGTATAGGTAAATCACCAATTTGTAGAACAACCCGCTCAACCTACAGCATAGCAAGAAGTGGCCACTAGCATTAAAATGTATTCCTGACCCACTGTTTTGTTAAATTCTTTTGGCAGCTTTGGCTGTTATTTATGTTCCTCTGCTTTTCTCAACAAAATCGGACTTTATCTCTGTAGGGCAACTTGAATTTTCATAAATAGCTGAGCTGCTTAAAATGAACATAACTTGATTGCCAGTCAAAGCTGTACCACCAAAAGGAATGAATTCGGTGCAGTTGTACTGTATCTGTGTGCGCAGTTGTTTATATGTAAGTGTGCTTCGGCggctttgccttttttttaacacagaatGAAGGAACAGACAAAGCCTATATTTACCTAGTGACCAGACCTCTAAACACTCCCACCCTGCTAGAGAGCCAGTCAGGAAACAGGAGATGGGAAGATCTATCCCAGCCTAGTTTCAGGGTTCCAATGTTTATAGCTCTCCCAGCAGAAAGGCATTTGCCCATTGGCGATAGAAAACcattttctgcctggctgcctaACACCTACTGCTGGGCTGGTTGCCTAATACGCACGGCCATTAGGTTACTTTTGTACAAGACTGCAGCGTTCGGCTCTCTGAGGCACATAGCAGTCCCGCAGCCCGCGTACCAGTCCCTCTCAGCTGATTATGCACTTAATCTAAGCATGTCCCAACATGTCAAGTTGAGAAAGGGGCGGAGAGTCGGAGTGAATGACATAACGCAAGTAGGCGTGTCATTAGGCGGGGGCGTGTTTTAGCCGTCAGGCGTGGTTTTGTTCAAGTTGGCTGCTGACTGCGCTGGTCTCCAGTTACAATTGCCAATGTTCTTGTCGGCTGAGTGCACGCTTGGACACACATACACGGATGCACACGCCGCTGTGACCGGGACACACGTTCTTATTCCTTAGCTGGCTGCTCTCTCAGGACTTTCCTTTGCACTTGTGGATTACGGGGTTCCGTGCAATCTCTCTGTTAATGTGATAGCTTTGGGGATCGCTGTGTTTACATGCCGACGTGTTGTGCTGCGCTGTGAGCGAGGTAAGTCCGGGGCAGGAGTGAGTGGGAAAGAGTTAGCGGGGTGTGGGATGGCGGGGCACTGCTCTATACTGGCACTGGGCACTGCTCTATACTGGCACTGGGCACTGCTCTATACTGGCACTGGGCACTGCTCTATACTGGCACTGGGCACTGCTCTATACTGGCACTGGGCACTGCTCTATACTGGCACTGGGCACTGCTGCCCATGGGGCTTTAGTTTGCCGATTAGTGAACTGTAATGGGACAAAGCTGCAAACTTATGCTGCGACCAGGTGTTCTGTGTGATGCCTTTAGTTTGCTTCACAgggttctttatatatataaatatatggactTGGGGTGCCCTTTATGGTTTTTAATTAGGGAATTGAGCTTTATAACAAGGGACAAAGCCTTTTTCTCAATGAGGCATTTTGCTGTACTCCGGTTCACCCAAAGctggcagaggatgctgggagttgtagtttacaaaGGGCTGGTGTGTCAGAGCTTGTAGATCGTTGTTTTGTTGACTTATAATGTGGTTATGCATTTGCCGGCCGGCCAGCCCGTTCCTATGGCTCATGGCTCGCAGGGTTCCACTAGGCTTGTGGCCATGCTGCTGAGCTGGGAGCCGGGCTGAGAGCGATAGATCGCCGAGCGATTGTTTACTGACAAGCCCGTACACATGGAGGGAGCGGGGGAGGGGGGGCTTGTTTTGGTCATTTGAGGACAGCTCTCTGGCAGGGCAAGTTGCACACACTGCCTTTTATTGGGGTTTGGGGGTTCACTGCTCAGTTAGGGGTGCGTGGGATTGTGTGGGAGCCGGTGTCAGTGTGGGTTAGTACGGCACATGCGATAGCGCTGCCAGCCCCTGCCTATTTCCCTGCGACTACTAAATCCAGACATGTAGCGCTAGGGATATGGGCTTGTCTGCTAGGGGTTTCCCCTGCGCACCTAAAGCTTTGTTGAAGGTGCAAGTGAATGTCCCAGCCCATGCACGGATCTAGCCTTGAGCAGGATGGCATTACTAGCAACACAATGGAAGGCTGGGTATGTTTGCCATGTTTGTATAAGCATTTAGTATAGGGACAGACAACACTGCTCAGTATCCTAAACCAGCTAGTAAGGAAGCAAGGGAGCTGCATCGTGTCTGGCAAGTTTACAAACTGCCCTGCAAATTTGTCTCAGCAGCTCAGCATGATTGTATGGGATATGAAAGTTGGGGGGTGATAACTAGGCTGTGGCACTGCACCCAGACACTGCAGATGCACCTTAGCTGGTATGGGGGCTGCAGGAGAGACAAGATGAGAGCTTGCCATGATTTACCGAGGGGCCACTAGACAGATTAAGGGCAAGTACCGGCAGTGCCATACACAAATGTAATGCTCTATATAGAGAGAGCGAGCTGGGTGGGGTTAACCTAAAAGCCAATTTGCACTGCATGGATTTAGGATCATGAGTAGACAAGAGccagtctgattggctgttgtacTTGTGTTGGCTTTCAGAAAGAAGCTGCATTGGATATATCCAACAGCCCATAAACATTTGGCTTTATAATGAGGGGAATTTACTGGGCTGGTAACATGGACTTAGTAACAAAGTATAGCAGATGGATGAAGCATGTAAATGGGGGCTCAGTAGGTTTTTTGCACATATGCTGCTAAAGAGAGAGAAGTTGTTGTTTCTCAGTGTGTCCTATAGAACAGCTTAAGAGCAATGCCAATAGACTATCGTTCAGTTGTTATGCACAGTGAGAGCTGCAAGGTATTTGTAGGTACTGTGCAGAATTGTCGCTGCCAGGCTGGTGCAATATATGACACATTAACTGGGGCTAAAAAGATTGGCAAGATGAGATTTGCTTTGCagattgtattttatatattgtgtgGTAAGTTATCCTGCACATGTACTCAATGATCGCATAATGAAGGTGGGGTGGCAGAAAGTGTGAATGTCTGTTTGCCAGCTACTGGTATGTAAAGGTGCAGGTAGAAATTGCAAGTTGCATGCTGGTAAGGTGCCATACAGAGATGGACTGTTGTGCAGAATTTTTTACCCTGCTGCTGGTATGCAATGTGCAGGTAACAGAATGCAGTTAAGGAATGATGGTTAGGTGCCGTGCAGATGGACTGCTAAACATTGAAGGGGAGCTGGAGTTTTGCCCAGCAACTAGAGGGGAGGAAGAGAAAGCAGGTATTAGGATAGGTAGGTAACATACTGTAGCCAGAGGAGTTGGAGTTTTGCCCAGGTGCTGGCATGTATTGTCCACTGATAGAATGTAGTTATCATGTTGGTTATGGTGACAGGGCACTAGATGTTTGCCCAGCTGCTAGAGTGCAGATAGAAGCTGCAGGTAGCATGATGGTTAAGTGCCATGCAGATAGGCTGGCATAGAGTGAGTGGGAGCTGGATTGGCTTTGCCAGCagctgttttattatgacagagaataGGAAACCGATCGGAAAGGGTTTCTGGTGATTAGGGAAGGAATACTCAGCGCATTTCTCTATGACTACGGGAATCTGCCGTGCGACAGCTGGATGTACTGTGTTTGATTCTACATAAAGGATAAAGCAGATTAGAAATGAATGCGCATTATAACATCTGGCATTGACAGAGATCCGATTAAATTAGCCCTTTTAAAATAAGAACTTCGTGTAGGAAACAAAAGGGAAGCTAATACATTGGGGAAACTTTCTCATAAGCTTCAAATAAAATGGCATAGTGTCAATCTGAGCTCACAACGAGCTGCTAGATCACACTGCCCGGCTCTGAGGGCTCGAGGCAAATGGCACAGGAAGCATTTCAGCAACTTTTCGACTACAAATTTCACCCCCTcggctattttttattttatgtagacCAAAAATGATGGAAAGGCATTGGTAATGTACCCTATCAGATGAAGTAAGTAGGGCTTACAGACTGATAAGTGAATTGGCATAGGGAACCTATTCATACAATTTATTTTGGATAAAAGCTACTGCAGAGTGATTACAATTAACTTTATGATAAAGATCCTCTTTTGTTACCCTGTTGAAGAGCTTTAAAATCCTGAATCTGGGCAGTTGTAATCTGATGGAGTATTGGGCAGGGTGGCATAAAAGGGTTAAGTTATTCAGCTTCTGCACTTTCTATATATTAGGGTATAGTAAGCGACAATAAACTCAGATCcaggaaaaaaaacctttagggtgaagacacacagagttactagtagcagctacttgtcacggctactaaaatagacaatgctgatcatttactgatgaaCTGtttctacttgtgttttagcagagacatttctcagtattgtctatggcagggtattttctggagattaggagctgtgaaaaagtagctgctactagtagctctgtgtgtctttacccttaagtgCTGTAATGTAGCCCTGTCTgttctttgtattttttatatttggaaaaaatacatttgatcgGAAGGTGGTTTGGAAGGTGCTGAGTGTTTAGAAGGGATTGTATAAGGTGACATCCATTCCttagattttgtttgtgtctGCACCTGTGTGTCTGGGAGATGGGAGATCCTTGGGTAGTCTGTTTATTAAGCAAGTCCTTGTCTTCGTTCCTTAAGTGCAGCGCACCAAGACGCATGCTGGGTCATATAAGGATTTACTCAGTGTAGTCTCTGCTGTTTGTTTACAAACAGTGGGCTCATGTGAACTGTGCTGCCCTCCTGTGGACACTGCTTTATAAATCTGCAATGAGCTCTAGGAATCGGCATTATGCAAATGAGCATACATGACACAATAGCCAACATTGCCATGTATTCACAGGATCATACGATGCACTATAAGCCCTCTGTTAATCCTGTCATGATGATTCCATCATTTGGGCTGGAGTAATCAATGaggaaggggttgtgggagcaagAGATGTATAAAATATTCCTTCCTATAAGCATTCATGGACTACCCGTTATAGTTtccttattatattattttactgcAGGTAGTACATTATAGTCATTGGAGAAAcctgttgtttttttcttgcttttaggtacaaaatactaatatttatattttttgaaattAGAAAACCTATCCAGCAATGGCCAGACCTCTGAATGACGGGAAGCCCTCTGAGCCTGTAGGAAATATTCAGGTTGAGACGAGCCACGCTTTTCCTGCTGGTGTTGCTGAAACCCCCTGTGGTAGAATCTGTGAACAAAGCCTTCCCTCAAGCCACCCATCTACCACAAACCACTCTCAGCCATCCTTCTGCCAGATGTGCCACTCTTGCCAGATTAACCACTGCCAGATCAGCCTTGGGGCAGAGAGCAACTGTGAACAGTCTGGACCTTCTTCTGCACCATGTGGAAATAACCACTGCCACTTTTCTGGATGCTATAATACAGGAGAAAGCACAGCTCTCAGTAAGCATTGCTATTTATCTCTGCTAATGCTAAACTGTACCCTGCTGTGCTGTAATGTAAATTGTTTACCTGTGTATGTCTATACTTTCTTTTGCATAGTAGCACACAGACTGAAATCAATTCTGTATGATCACAGAAAAGTGTATGCTAAAAGAAAGGGATTAAGTGCTGAAAATGAAGACAAGAAGTgcaagggtgggggaagtgattCACAtaacatgtttatattatttgatAATTGTAACTGCTACATAGCTTGCATTGGAATCAACATTCTCTATAAATTGCAGCTATAACTAGTATAGCTATATTTTAGTTTTACCTGAAAAAAGGCAGTCTAGATAGCGGTTCCCACTTATAAGCTAAAATTCAAACAAGCAGAGGATGAATGCACTGCACACACAATAAGCCACAGCAAAGCCCAGTGGCTCAGTGGTAATTTCTACTGCCTTACATCATTCCAGGTCCACTCCTAAAGGGGAATTTTGGGGTTTCCTTTAGACTTTTTGGTTTGCAGGCAGGTTAATGACCATAAGAGGcctttttattatgctgtgtaaaatgaaatttgccaaaaaaatggtgtaaaacaaaatgaagaagtttgccatctgaatgccagattttacagcATTATGTTACGTAAGTTCCAGCAGAAAAGAAAAACTCGAAGAAAATATGAGTAAAAAAATTATGGCGATTTTATGCCGAATTTGCCAAATTTTGAcgccatttttttacacagcataaatatgccccttagtgtgtttgtTACACATCTACTTTTATATGCCATGCACCTTGGTGCAGATACATTTCTGCAGGTGTACTACAGTCAGGGGTGCAACCTTTTTTTTTGAAGCAGGTGCACTCCACCCACATTAAATATATATCCTATGCCTTATTAGCAGTTCGTTTTCtttgtttatttagtttttacttaAGTTAACAGTATAATAACTGTGCTCTCATAATCAGCTATTTAATGACTAACAAATGTTTCTGAATACTACATAGATGCACATACAAGGAGCAGTGTCCCAGAAGGTGTGGTAGTGGCTAGTATAGTGATGGTATTTAAACCTACATTGCAGAGGCCCAAATTGAAAAGGCAAGTGGGAATAGTGTccattatgtatataaaatatgtataacaAAGGGAAGAGAAAATGCTGCAGTTAGAATGTTTGGGCTTCAGTAATTTAATGTACATACAGTTTGTGCTTTGTGGTTAGCAGAAATTCATGTTGTGACATGCCTATCACCTCTGCTTcctttattaaacaaaataaatacaaggaaGCCCATTTTAAGACAAGAGGGGGTTCTACTATCCTGGTACAAATAAGCTGTGCATTTCATACTGGTTAAACTGCAAGCCTATAGAATAGTTGTACAGTCATTACTACCCGGAATAGAGGATCTCTCATATCTTCATATGCTGGTGCACCATGAAGTATTGTCTGTTTTAACTGACCTGCCAGCAGGCATGCATGCCAATGCCAGGTGTATGatcaaatctgggcatgtattgcCAGTTATACTCTGACTTACAGTTTCCTTCTCAGCACTTCTCCTTCTCTCTAAATGCTTAATGTAAATATAGGTCGACACATCAATGTAACTGTCATACGTCATTCTATAATAACTGCAGAGGCGCAGAGTGTTGTCTTGTCCTCTAACGGACTATAAAGATCTCTTTGTATGTACAGGAATTCCCAGGCTTTACACATCTTTTTCCTGTGCACAGAGTCAGTAGAAATGTTTCTTTGTGTGCACGTGCTTTGGGAATTGTTCTGCTCTCTTCCTGTTTATGAAGCTGTCTCTCCCACTGTGTCTCTTGGGAGTTGGGCCAGAATCCTTTCTTGGTCTCAGAAGGCACTTTCTAACATTCTGATCTCTGCTTAGCTTTCCTTTTAAAAAACCTCTATATCTGCCCATTTACACAAAATAAATTTAGGGCACCTATATCCCTCAAGCAAATGATTGGTATCTTATAAACATATATTGGAAAAATCCAGCCCTAAAAAGGCCAGGAAATGTGAAATCTTATTGGGTTAAAATCTAAATTTGCAGAAATATATTATGCAATATGAGCTatctgctttaaaaatatatattaccatTGTCTAGGGCAAGAGTGGGGGATAGGGAGAGAAACGCTAACACTACCTAGTACAGCAAAAGCTAAATTACACAACAGGAAGCTGCAGTTTTAATATACAAGTTATGTGGCCAGCACAGTGATGCTGTGGTTGGCATTGCTGCCTTTGTGTGTTGGAATCTAAGATTACACTCCTGCTAGGACACTGTATGCAAAGAGTTTATATTATGTCCGTGTGTCTTGTTgtttttcctcccacactcctacAACATTCTGGAAGGTTAATCGGCTCCTTTTCAAATTGACGAAAGtcaatgtaatagggacctttgATTTTAGGCCCCACTGAGGCATGGTTTCATGTATAATCACTGTAATGTGCATCAGAATATATCCACATTGTATAAGTAAATATCAAGTCATAAATaatctttatctctgtaataatctttgatgctgttttttgatCATTAGGTCTCACGCATTCGGTAAGTGAGAACTCAGGGATGGAAGATAATGTCCGTATTCTGGACCAGGAAGATTTTG from Xenopus tropicalis strain Nigerian chromosome 8, UCB_Xtro_10.0, whole genome shotgun sequence encodes:
- the LOC100487575 gene encoding uncharacterized protein LOC100487575, which codes for MARPLNDGKPSEPVGNIQVETSHAFPAGVAETPCGRICEQSLPSSHPSTTNHSQPSFCQMCHSCQINHCQISLGAESNCEQSGPSSAPCGNNHCHFSGCYNTGESTALSLTHSVSENSGMEDNVRILDQEDFVGDIQGGAILLAGEEDIEREIALRLRRIGDQMNELYMQRRVGGERNWWGPLRWHLTQFISEILAALYNPLVDILPQH